In the genome of Massilibacillus massiliensis, one region contains:
- a CDS encoding IS110 family RNA-guided transposase: MDITYERCCGIDVHKKMIVACLICGGKQQLRQFGTTTKELRDLSAWLVDAGCQMIAMESTASYWKPLYNIFELSDLNAMVVNAQHMKALPGRKTDVKDAEWIADLLRHGLLKASYIPDREQRELREISRYRKSLIDERSRELNRLQKMLEGANVKLSSVVSAINGKSSRRLLESIVQDKKLDEDEILRLLHPSMHAKLNEIMACVDGIISPLQRRLLRNVLDHIDDMTKRIEDMDKLIKDYLNKYEEAIAAIDEIPGVGRISAETILAEIGLNMNRFPTERHISSWAGVAPGNHESAGKRKSGKTTHGNTTLKAMLVQCAKAAQKTKGSFFSAQYQRIAARRGKSRAAVAVAHSILIAIYYILKAKVPYRELGSEYYNQFNREKKIQSYLKKLAALGWERPTTATT; the protein is encoded by the coding sequence GTGGACATAACTTATGAGCGTTGTTGTGGGATTGATGTACACAAAAAGATGATAGTTGCCTGTCTAATCTGTGGTGGAAAGCAGCAACTTCGTCAGTTTGGTACAACGACAAAAGAACTGAGAGATTTATCAGCTTGGTTAGTTGACGCCGGTTGTCAAATGATTGCCATGGAAAGTACCGCTTCCTACTGGAAACCATTGTACAATATCTTTGAGCTTTCCGATCTCAATGCCATGGTAGTAAATGCCCAGCACATGAAAGCTTTGCCTGGTCGTAAGACCGACGTCAAAGATGCAGAATGGATTGCCGATCTTCTTCGACATGGGTTACTAAAAGCAAGCTATATTCCAGACCGTGAACAACGGGAACTACGGGAAATCTCTCGCTATCGCAAGAGCTTGATTGATGAGCGAAGCCGAGAGCTGAACCGATTGCAGAAAATGCTAGAAGGAGCCAATGTGAAACTATCCAGTGTAGTAAGTGCCATCAACGGCAAGAGTTCCAGGCGACTTTTGGAAAGCATTGTCCAAGATAAAAAGCTTGATGAAGACGAGATTTTAAGGCTGCTTCATCCTAGTATGCACGCTAAACTCAATGAAATCATGGCTTGCGTTGATGGAATTATTTCGCCCTTGCAACGCAGATTGCTTCGTAATGTCTTGGATCATATTGACGATATGACAAAACGTATCGAAGATATGGACAAACTAATCAAAGACTACTTGAACAAATATGAAGAAGCCATCGCAGCCATAGATGAAATACCGGGTGTTGGGAGAATCAGTGCAGAAACAATCTTAGCGGAAATCGGATTAAATATGAATCGGTTTCCAACCGAAAGACATATTAGTTCTTGGGCTGGTGTGGCGCCAGGTAACCATGAGAGTGCAGGGAAACGAAAGAGTGGAAAAACTACGCATGGAAATACAACATTAAAAGCTATGTTAGTACAATGTGCTAAGGCTGCGCAAAAGACGAAGGGAAGCTTTTTTTCAGCTCAATATCAACGGATTGCAGCGCGAAGAGGAAAAAGCAGAGCCGCCGTAGCTGTGGCTCATTCCATACTAATCGCTATTTACTACATACTAAAAGCAAAAGTTCCTTATCGAGAGTTAGGTTCGGAATATTACAATCAATTTAACCGAGAGAAGAAAATACAATCCTATTTGAAGAAATTAGCGGCTTTGGGTTGGGAGCGCCCCACCACAGCTACAACCTGA